From a region of the Chrysemys picta bellii isolate R12L10 chromosome 7, ASM1138683v2, whole genome shotgun sequence genome:
- the GP9 gene encoding platelet glycoprotein IX isoform X1: MLPGSRSSENITTMKIPTAAGFVTLMLFCLVHAEICPLSCICKPLGEMKGWLVDCSSKGLKEVPALSVSTRKLYLQNNSMTTVRAGAFDNLRKLEEVNVSDNPWNCDCDILYLKLWLEDFSESSIANVICATPASNERKSLSQLSGNELDSCRKSLPIKCLDFFWRDLALITFAVLVLILTLCALRFSKKLAYQVTTRDYYSAVSQLRKYNLENYMS, encoded by the coding sequence TGAAAACATAACCACCATGAAGATCCCCACTGCTGCAGGATTTGTTACATTAATGCTGTTCTGTTTAGTCCATGCGGAAATCTGCCCTCTGTCCTGCATCTGTAAGCCACTCGGAGAAATGAAGGGCTGGCTAGTAGACTGCAGCTCAAAGGGACTAAAGGAAGTGCCTGCCCTATCTGTCAGCACCAGGAAACTTTATCTACAGAATAACAGCATGACCACAGTTCGTGCTGGCGCATTTGACAACTTACGTAAGCTAGAGGAAGTGAATGTGTCCGACAATCCCTGGAATTGTGACTGTGACATTCTGTATCTCAAACTCTGGCTGGAGGACTTCTCCGAATCTTCTATTGCTAACGTCATCTGTGCAACCCCAGCTTCCAATGAGAGAAAGTCTTTGAGCCAGTTGAGTGGGAATGAGCTGGACAGCTGCAGGAAATCCCTCCCAATTAAATGCCTCGATTTCTTTTGGCGAGACCTCGCTTTGATCACTTTTGCAGTACTTGTACTTATTTTAACATTATGTGCCCTGAGGTTCTCCAAAAAACTAGCCTACCAGGTTACCACAAGAGATTATTATTCTGCTGTCTCGCAGCTGCGGAAGTATAACCTAGAAAATTACATGTCATAA
- the GP9 gene encoding platelet glycoprotein IX isoform X2 — protein MKIPTAAGFVTLMLFCLVHAEICPLSCICKPLGEMKGWLVDCSSKGLKEVPALSVSTRKLYLQNNSMTTVRAGAFDNLRKLEEVNVSDNPWNCDCDILYLKLWLEDFSESSIANVICATPASNERKSLSQLSGNELDSCRKSLPIKCLDFFWRDLALITFAVLVLILTLCALRFSKKLAYQVTTRDYYSAVSQLRKYNLENYMS, from the coding sequence ATGAAGATCCCCACTGCTGCAGGATTTGTTACATTAATGCTGTTCTGTTTAGTCCATGCGGAAATCTGCCCTCTGTCCTGCATCTGTAAGCCACTCGGAGAAATGAAGGGCTGGCTAGTAGACTGCAGCTCAAAGGGACTAAAGGAAGTGCCTGCCCTATCTGTCAGCACCAGGAAACTTTATCTACAGAATAACAGCATGACCACAGTTCGTGCTGGCGCATTTGACAACTTACGTAAGCTAGAGGAAGTGAATGTGTCCGACAATCCCTGGAATTGTGACTGTGACATTCTGTATCTCAAACTCTGGCTGGAGGACTTCTCCGAATCTTCTATTGCTAACGTCATCTGTGCAACCCCAGCTTCCAATGAGAGAAAGTCTTTGAGCCAGTTGAGTGGGAATGAGCTGGACAGCTGCAGGAAATCCCTCCCAATTAAATGCCTCGATTTCTTTTGGCGAGACCTCGCTTTGATCACTTTTGCAGTACTTGTACTTATTTTAACATTATGTGCCCTGAGGTTCTCCAAAAAACTAGCCTACCAGGTTACCACAAGAGATTATTATTCTGCTGTCTCGCAGCTGCGGAAGTATAACCTAGAAAATTACATGTCATAA